From the Desulfosarcina sp. BuS5 genome, one window contains:
- the thyX gene encoding FAD-dependent thymidylate synthase, whose protein sequence is MRIISPGHEILFIQDGASILKQIEAAGRTCYKSENKITADSAAGFVKSIIKSGHHSVVEHISISVRFICDRGITHEIVRHRLAAYSQESTRYANYSEDKFGNEITVIKPYFWSEGSEEYLEWETAMKNAEQSYLKLLQNGARPEQARSVLPNSLKTEIVMTCNLREWRHVLALRCSKASHPQIREIMLPLLAEFHEKIPVLFDDLYDKYL, encoded by the coding sequence TTGAGAATTATATCCCCAGGCCATGAGATACTCTTTATACAGGACGGAGCATCTATTTTAAAGCAGATTGAGGCCGCCGGGCGGACATGTTACAAATCAGAAAACAAAATTACTGCTGATTCCGCCGCCGGATTTGTGAAGAGTATTATTAAATCAGGGCATCATAGCGTTGTTGAACATATCAGCATCTCTGTCCGTTTTATATGCGACAGGGGCATCACCCATGAGATTGTCCGTCACAGACTGGCTGCTTACAGCCAGGAGAGCACCAGATATGCCAACTACTCAGAGGACAAGTTCGGGAATGAGATTACGGTTATAAAACCATATTTCTGGTCTGAGGGTTCTGAAGAATATTTGGAATGGGAAACAGCCATGAAGAATGCGGAGCAGAGCTATTTGAAGCTGCTGCAAAACGGCGCCAGACCCGAACAGGCCCGGAGCGTACTGCCCAACAGCCTGAAGACCGAAATTGTCATGACCTGCAATTTAAGGGAGTGGAGACATGTTCTGGCTCTCAGATGTTCCAAAGCATCACATCCCCAGATTCGGGAAATAATGCTTCCTCTGCTGGCGGAATTCCATGAGAAGATACCGGTATTGTTTGATGACCTTTATGATAAATATCTATGA